The Pseudofrankia sp. DC12 region GACCGGGCAGGTTCCGGTCGATGATCCGGAGCACCTCCGGGGCGAGCGCGGCGCCGCCGCCGCCGAGCCCGCGCAACCGGGACAGGTCGTAGTCCGCCAGCCGCGGATGCTCGACGAGGCGCAGGAGCTGGGTCGGCACGCCCGACCAGTTCGTGACGCCGTAGCGGACGGTCAGGTCGAGGTGGACCGTCGGGTCCCACTTCCCGGGCGGCGCGAAGACCAGGGTCATGCCGGTGAACGGCGCGTTGGTCAGCAGCGGGCCGATGCCCGAGATGTGGAAGAAGGGCCCGGAGAGGATCGTCACCGGCGGCGTGGCCGGCGCGGGCGCGGCCGGGGCGGAACTGGCCGCCAGCTGGTCGATCAGCGCGCTCGCCGCGCCGCGCAACGCGGCGTCGGGGCTGAAGTTGACCAGCGCGCGGTGGGGGAGCAGCGCGCCCTTCGGCCGCCCGGTGGTGCCGCTGGTGAACAGGATCGTGACCGGGTCGTCCTCGGCCAGCTCGGGGCACAGCGCGAGCAGTGCGGCCGCCGCGGTCTGGGGGGTGTCGGCGGCCGGCTCGGCCAGGGCCAGTGCGGCGAACAGGTCGGCGAAGCGGACGACCGGCTGGCCGGAGGCCTCATGGAGCCCGTCGAGCCGGGCCAGCCGCCGGTCGTCCCCGAACACGGCGACGGGCTCGGTCAGCCGCAGCCCGTGGGCGAGCTCAGGACCGGTCCACCAGCCGTTGAGCCCGACGGTGATCGCCCCGATCGAGAGCGCGGCCCACAGCGTCACCGCGTACTCGGCGCTGTTCGCGGCGACGAAGCCGACCCGGTCGCCCTTCTTCACCCCGTACTCGGCGCGCAGCACTGCGGCGACCCGGACGGCCAACGCCGTGACGTCGGCGAACGTGAGAGTGGCCGCGTCCGCGCCGTCCTGCCCGGTGAAGATGAGGTAAGGCCGGTCCTGGAAGCGGGCGCAGGCGCTGGCGAGGACCGCCGGCAGGTGGGGCGCCCGGCGCGCGAAGACCGTCATCTCGACGCCGCGGACCTGCTCGCGGGTCAGCTCGAACGGTGCCCCGGGGCCGAGCAGGCGCTCCCGGACGGGCGCCGGGAGCAGGTCACCGTCGGGCCACCGCAGCATGGAGCGACTCCTTCTCCGTTCCGGCCGGCCCGCGGCGCACCGCGAACCAAGACGCGAAATGGATACTTGATCCAATCCATTGTGGTCCCGCACGCACATCCAGGCAAACGATTCGTTGGCCGGCGGGCCAGGGCTGACCCGCGCGACCGTCTCGCCGTTCGGTATGGCTACAGAGAGTGCTTGGCCTGATACAAAAGGCCGCATGGCGCAGGGTGGGGTTGTGCTCGCCGGGCGGCGGGGACCGATGCGGTGGCGGGTTGCCGGCCGGCTGGACGCGCGGCTGCCCGAGCTGTGGGGCCGCGACCAGGTCGTCGGGTGGGTGCGCGGGCCCGTGGACCGTTACGGCGGCCCGCTGGCCGGCCGCCTCGCCAACGGGATGTCGTTCGACCTGGCCAGCTGCCGGGACGGCTCGGCGCGGGCCCTCTCGGCGCTGCGGTACCGGGAGCCCGCGCTGGCCCCCGTGTTCGAGGCCGTGCTGCGGCCTGGCGACACCTGCTACGACGTCGGCGCGAACATCGGCGTCTACACCCTGTGGGCCGCCGGCCTGGTCGGCCCGTCCGGGCAGGTACACGCGTTCGAGCCGGTGCCGCCGACCATGGCGGTGCTGCGCGAGATGGTCCTGCGCAACGGCCTGGGCCAGGTGGTTCCGGTCGCCAGCGCGATCGGGGCGACGGTGGGCCAGACCGGCCTGCGCAGCTACCAGGGCGCCTCCGGCCGCGCGCACGCCGTCGCCGACCCGAGCCACGCCGACCATCTCGCCCGCCTCGACACCCTCGACGCCTATGTGGCCCGGCACCGGCCGCCCGACCTCGTCAAGATCGACGTCGAGGGTGCGGAGATCGACGTGCTGCGGGGGGCGGTCGGACTGCTCGCCGCCCATGCCCCGGCGCTGCTGCTGGAGATGCTGCCCAGCCACCTGGTCCGCCACGGCGGCGGCCAGGGCCTGGAGGAGTTCGTCGGCCGGCTGCTCGACGCTGGCTACATGCTGTTCAACCTCACCCCGCGAGGCCTCGCCCCGAGCGGCGCGTACACGGCCAACGTCCTCGCGCTCGCCCCCCGCTCGGACCGTTTCACCGAGGTGGTCGACGCGCTGGCGCGCGTCCCGTTCGCGCGTAACCAGAGCACCTGACCCGGGCGGCGACACCGGCCCGGCCGCGCCCGGCTCAGCCCCCGCCCGCCCTGCTCAGACCTCGCCCGACCGGGCCAGCCGCTGGCCGGTCCGGGCCGCGGCGGGCAGCCGCAGCTGGCCTACCCCGGCGCGCGGACCGACCGGGAGCGCGAGGGTGGTCGAGGGTGCCGCCGCAAGTGGGACGCGCTGGGCCGGCGCGAGCGCTCCGTCGAGCACCCGGTAGCCGTGCCCGGCGAGCAGGGCCCGCACCGGGCGGGCGTTCGCCCGGGCCACCTCGCAGATGACGGTCGGCCTGGCCTGAGCGAGAAGCCGGTGGCCGCCCTCCAGCACCAGCCGCTCCGCGCCGCCGACGTCGATCCTCAGGAGGTCCGGTGCCGGTGCGTGTGCCAGCAGGTCGTCGAGGGTGAGGGTCGGGATCGGCATCACCGCCCGCACCGTCGCGCGGCGCCCGAACCCGGCCCGGCGGCCGATCGCCCGGTTCCGGGTGGACCCGCAGAGACGGCTGACGCCGGTCGCGGCGCCGATCGCCGCCGCGAGCACCTCCACCGGCGCCCGGATGGCCGGCAGCGCCGCCGAGCGGCGCAGCAGGCCGACCAGCCAGACGTCCGGCTCGACCGCCAGCACGTGGCCGGCGGGGCCGGCCGCCGTCGCCGCGGCGAAGCTGAACAGGCCCGCGTTGGCCCCGACGTCCCACACCACGGCACCGGGCCAGACCGTCTCGCGGATGAGGCCGGTGGGCACCGGCTCGACCCGGGTCAGCGTGCGGCGCAGGTACTCCAGGCCGGCATCGCTGGACACGTAGATCCGGGTTCGCTGATAGGGCGCCGGCAGCCGCCGCTGCACGACGAGCCGTTGGGTGGCCCGCTCGGCGACCGACCGGATGGCGCTGGGCGCGGGCGTGCCGAGGCCGGCCACCCGCCCGTCGGGACTGACGGAAAGCCCGCCGAGCCCACCGACGCCCACGCCGAGCTCCAGCGCTACCGGCGCGCGCAGCTCCGCCACCAGCGGCTCGACGAGCCGGGTGACGACCCGGAGCCGGTCTCGGAACGAGCCGCGCCGGGCCCGGCTGTCGACCCGCCCGGGCAGGACCCGCGCGAAGCCCGCCGCCGCGGCCGCGCGGGCGTCGTCGGGCGGGCGGGCTGGGTCGGTCATCGGCATGGCGCGGCTCCATCCTCGGGGCTGCTGGGTGGGTGGGCGGCCGGGCTCAGCCTGGCTGGCTGGCGCCAGGCACGACCGTCAGGACGGTGCGCACCCGCAGTGGCAGCCGGGCCCGCACCCGGAAGCGGGCCGTCGCCGCCGGGACCGTCCGCCGCCAGCCGGTGGCCCGCTCCGCGGTGACGATCTGCCAGGCGGCGGCCGCCGGGCCGGCCCAGGCGTCGGCACCCTCGGCGTCGGCCGGTTCGCACAGCGCACGCAGCGTGACGATCGTCCCGTCGGCCCGGACGAAACGAGCCACCGAGCCGGCCCCGGACCGGTCGAGGCGAGGCTCGGCCGTGAGCCCGAGGCCGGGGGCGAACTGGAACAGCACGTCGATGACGTGGGCCCCGGCGCGCCGCGGGCTGGGACGCGTCGGCTCGACGGTGTCGATGATCTCGACCCGGTCCGGCCACAGCCGCAGGTCGCGCCGATGCGCCGGGCGGCCCCGCAGGTGGTGGAAGCCGGCGTGCTCGCCAGCCAGCAGCACGCCGGCGCCGTCGAAGCCCGCTTCGAGCAGCCGCGCCCGGGCCGCCCGGCCGGCCCGCAGCGGGCCGCGGGCCTCGACCGAGTCGGCGCCGTCCACGACGATGGTCGAGTGGGCCGCCGTGCCGCGCTCCCGGCCACGGACCGGGCCTGGCACGTCGGTCGACGTCCCGGTATCCACCAGGAGCGGGCGCCCCGCGTGCCAGAGCAGGAACGCGAGCGCGCTGGCGTGGGCCGGCGGGTGGGCCGTGCTCGGCGGCCCGAAGTCGGCGAGCACCCACAGCACGCCCGCGGTCGCGACCGCGAGCCCGCTGTCGGCGAGCACTCGCAGCGTCGGCTCGGCCGCGTCAGGCGCCCTCGCCGCACTTGTCGGCGTCACTCCCGGTGGCGTCGCCAGCGGGCTCGCTGCCGCGAGAACGAGCGCGGCCG contains the following coding sequences:
- a CDS encoding FkbM family methyltransferase, which gives rise to MPMTDPARPPDDARAAAAAGFARVLPGRVDSRARRGSFRDRLRVVTRLVEPLVAELRAPVALELGVGVGGLGGLSVSPDGRVAGLGTPAPSAIRSVAERATQRLVVQRRLPAPYQRTRIYVSSDAGLEYLRRTLTRVEPVPTGLIRETVWPGAVVWDVGANAGLFSFAAATAAGPAGHVLAVEPDVWLVGLLRRSAALPAIRAPVEVLAAAIGAATGVSRLCGSTRNRAIGRRAGFGRRATVRAVMPIPTLTLDDLLAHAPAPDLLRIDVGGAERLVLEGGHRLLAQARPTVICEVARANARPVRALLAGHGYRVLDGALAPAQRVPLAAAPSTTLALPVGPRAGVGQLRLPAAARTGQRLARSGEV
- a CDS encoding class I adenylate-forming enzyme family protein, giving the protein MLRWPDGDLLPAPVRERLLGPGAPFELTREQVRGVEMTVFARRAPHLPAVLASACARFQDRPYLIFTGQDGADAATLTFADVTALAVRVAAVLRAEYGVKKGDRVGFVAANSAEYAVTLWAALSIGAITVGLNGWWTGPELAHGLRLTEPVAVFGDDRRLARLDGLHEASGQPVVRFADLFAALALAEPAADTPQTAAAALLALCPELAEDDPVTILFTSGTTGRPKGALLPHRALVNFSPDAALRGAASALIDQLAASSAPAAPAPATPPVTILSGPFFHISGIGPLLTNAPFTGMTLVFAPPGKWDPTVHLDLTVRYGVTNWSGVPTQLLRLVEHPRLADYDLSRLRGLGGGGAALAPEVLRIIDRNLPGRGIGGGYGMTETTGIGATTGGRRLRGAPGSVGVASPTAELKVVGPDGVEPADGEVGEICVRGPSGFLGYWADEHATAAVLDADGWYRTGDYGQIRDGLLYLESRLRDLIIRGGENIYPIEIENRLAAHPDLADAAVIGVPHRELGQEVMAVVVPRDGAAVTAEDLQGWVAAALASFKVPAHVRFATELPYNATGKLLKRDLEAQYATAP
- a CDS encoding FkbM family methyltransferase, producing MAQGGVVLAGRRGPMRWRVAGRLDARLPELWGRDQVVGWVRGPVDRYGGPLAGRLANGMSFDLASCRDGSARALSALRYREPALAPVFEAVLRPGDTCYDVGANIGVYTLWAAGLVGPSGQVHAFEPVPPTMAVLREMVLRNGLGQVVPVASAIGATVGQTGLRSYQGASGRAHAVADPSHADHLARLDTLDAYVARHRPPDLVKIDVEGAEIDVLRGAVGLLAAHAPALLLEMLPSHLVRHGGGQGLEEFVGRLLDAGYMLFNLTPRGLAPSGAYTANVLALAPRSDRFTEVVDALARVPFARNQST